TTTCCCCGTCGCCGGCGCCAATGGTAGGGTTGTCGCTCAGCAGCAGGTTGATGGGAATCACGGGCAGGCCGATGTTGTCGAGCACCAGGTCCAGCTCTTCGGCCGGAATCACGCTGCGTATCACGCCTTCCACCTGCCGGAACCGCTCTTCTGTTTCCTCTACCCGCGTGCCGGTGGGCACCCGCACGTGCAGCCGCAGTTGTCCGGCGTCCACGGTCGGGAAGAAGTTCTGGCCAATCAGCGGAAACAAGCCCAGCGACCCGATAAACAGCACCGCAAACGCCACCACCACCTTGGGCCGGTTGCTCAGGGCCCAGTCCAGGGCCTTGCCGTAGCCGGCGCGGAATTTCTCAAACCGGTGCTCAAAGGCCACGTGCAGCTTCCACACCCAGGTTTGGGTGATGCCGTCGGCCGATTTGCGCTCCTCGTCGGTGATGGGGTCTTCGGCTTCTTCCTCGGGCGTGCCGCTGGGGTGGGCCTTCTCGTATTGCTCACGCCGGATGTGTTCCAAATCGCGCTCTACCTGGCTCACGGGCTGGCCGTTACGCATGTGCTGGCTGGGCAGGTCGGGTTCTTCCTGGGCATGGTAGATGGGCAATTCCTTGCGCAGCAGGTACATCACCAGCGTGGGCACCAGCGTCCGGCTCAGTATATAAGAGGCCAGCATGGCGAAAATCACGGCCGTGGCCAGTGGCGCGAAGATGGCCGAGGCCACCCCGCCTAGGAAAAACACCGGCACAAACACGATGCAGATGGCCAGCGTGGCCACCAGCGCGGGCGTGGCAATCTGCTGCGCCCCGTCCAGAATGCTGCGTTTCAGCAGCTTCTTCATGCCCATGTTGCGGTGGATGTTCTCGATTTCCACCGTGGCGTCGTCCACCAGAATGCCCACGGCCAAACTCAGCCCGCCCAGGGTCATGATGTTGAGCGTCTGGCCTAGGATATTCATCACGATGATGCTGACCAAGATGCTGAGCGGAATGCTCGTCGCAATAATCAGCGTAGACCGCCACGACCCCAGAAACAGCAGTATCATGAGCGCCGTGAGGGCCGCGGCAATGCAGGCCTCGATGATAACGCCCTTGATGCTGGCCCGCACGAAAAATGACTGGTCGAACAGCAGCTTGATGTTCAGGCCGGGGGGCGCGTTGGCCTGAATGGTGGGCAGCGCTTTTTTGATTTTTGAGATGATGTCGAGCGTGCTGGCCGCCCCGCTTTTCAGGATGGGGATGATGGCCGTGCGGCGCCCGTTTTGCCGCACGATGTTGGTTTGCACGGCCGCGCCCTCGTGCACAAAGGCCACGTCGCGGATGTACACCGGCGTGCCGTCGATGGTCTTCACCGGCAGGTCGTTGAGCGTGGCAATGGCCTCAGGGCTGGAGTTCAGCTTCACGTCGTATTCCCGGTCGCCAATCTTGGCCGAGCCCGCCGGAATGATGAGGTTCTGGGCCAGCAGGGCATTCACCACGTCGTTGCCGCTCAGGCTTTTGCCGGCCAGCTTATCGGGGTCGAGGTCCACCATTATTTGCTTGGGCTTGCCGCCATTGGGCAGCAGCACCGAAGCACCCTGCACCACCGCCAGCCCCGGCCGAATGAAAGCATTGGCCGCGTCGAACAAGTCCGACTCGCCCAGGGTCTCGGAGCTGAGCGACACCTGCGAAATGGGCACGTTCGAGGCCGAGTAGCGGATAATCAGCGGCGGCGTGATGCCCGGCGGCAAGGCCCGCAGCAGCGTCTGGCTGATGGCCGTGACCTGGGCCACGCCGGCGTCGGGGTTGGTGCCGGGCTGGAAAAACACCTTAATCAGGCCTACGCCCTTCAGGCTCTGACTTTCCTGGTGCTCCACGTTGTTGACGGTGGTGGTGATGGCGCGCTCCACCGGCACCACGATGCGCTGGTTCATTTCCTCGGGCGAGATGCCCGAGTAGCCCCACACCACGCCCACCACCGGAATCGGGATGTCAGGGAAAATGTCCACCGCCATG
This DNA window, taken from Hymenobacter sp. 5317J-9, encodes the following:
- a CDS encoding efflux RND transporter permease subunit, producing the protein MWIVRLALARPYTFVVMALLILVGGGLTIQRMAVDIFPDIPIPVVGVVWGYSGISPEEMNQRIVVPVERAITTTVNNVEHQESQSLKGVGLIKVFFQPGTNPDAGVAQVTAISQTLLRALPPGITPPLIIRYSASNVPISQVSLSSETLGESDLFDAANAFIRPGLAVVQGASVLLPNGGKPKQIMVDLDPDKLAGKSLSGNDVVNALLAQNLIIPAGSAKIGDREYDVKLNSSPEAIATLNDLPVKTIDGTPVYIRDVAFVHEGAAVQTNIVRQNGRRTAIIPILKSGAASTLDIISKIKKALPTIQANAPPGLNIKLLFDQSFFVRASIKGVIIEACIAAALTALMILLFLGSWRSTLIIATSIPLSILVSIIVMNILGQTLNIMTLGGLSLAVGILVDDATVEIENIHRNMGMKKLLKRSILDGAQQIATPALVATLAICIVFVPVFFLGGVASAIFAPLATAVIFAMLASYILSRTLVPTLVMYLLRKELPIYHAQEEPDLPSQHMRNGQPVSQVERDLEHIRREQYEKAHPSGTPEEEAEDPITDEERKSADGITQTWVWKLHVAFEHRFEKFRAGYGKALDWALSNRPKVVVAFAVLFIGSLGLFPLIGQNFFPTVDAGQLRLHVRVPTGTRVEETEERFRQVEGVIRSVIPAEELDLVLDNIGLPVIPINLLLSDNPTIGAGDGEILVSMKEEHGPTADYINEIRRRLRKEQPDLTIFFQPADIVNQTLNFGLPAPIDIQVTGRDKLANRRIAAELRAKINKVPGVVDAFVYQAFDQPQLRVDIDRVRAQQAGLAQRDIANNVLVNLSSSTQTNPNQWLNPTTGVSYTVAVQTPPRALSSLDEIGNIGVTSATQNEAQLLNSFATIRRSQTTAVASDYNIQRTVDLYASVSGRDLGGVSKDIRKILAEAEKTLPKGTTLALRGQADSMRTSFAGLGLGLAGAIVLVYLLMVVNFQSWMDPLIIITALPGALAGILWMLFVTQTTLSVPALMGAIMCIGVATANSILLVTFANERREEEPDLSPRDAALDAGFTRLRPVLMTALAMIIGLLPMSLGMGEGGEQNAPLGRAVIGGLMLATVTTLFFVPIMFSYLKKPAPVQNAAA